One Insulibacter thermoxylanivorax genomic region harbors:
- the pknB gene encoding Stk1 family PASTA domain-containing Ser/Thr kinase, which yields MIGSELGGRYEIVERIGGGGMAIVYKAYDTLLHRHVAVKVLREQFVHDEEFIQRFRREARSAASLSHPNVVSIYDVGQDEDIHYIVMEYIEGGTLNDIIKERAPLQAEEAVKIASQICDALDHAHQNGIIHRDIKPHNILISKSGRIKVTDFGIARAAASSHITQTGAVLGSVHYFSPEHAKGVAQGEKSDIYSLGAVLYQMVTNRLPFAGDSPISVALKHLQEDFEEPRSINPLLPQSLENIILKALRKRPEERYESARAMLEDLETCLLPERRDERKVFYEPEDDDDEKTIIMPAIREYTAAVNHGQEDEEMPQTRGRIAESLADEPKRRRWVKPTIWIAVVLVLFFGTWQGVKAVMSLFDVPEVDVPNVVGEHVDDAVRILEDLNLKVQFTEDEYSDIYEQGYVIRQSQADILVKEGSTIHLTVSLGPLEQEMPDLTEMLEHEARNLLVELGFSRDAIEIVESYNDLPKGSVVSHEPAAGEKVNPRSSQVTLVVSQGPGTESMPNLIGDTLQVARNKLEILNLNENVKIEEAPDYTQPAGHVFRQWPFEPNDPVSPGAEITLYVSTGLPSDAIQTEKVITVEPAVEGVASTIEIYITDASKDNVLWGTKEITQRTTYRVGIVVSPTQNATILIQRDGAWLDTQTVTYSEARLLQSGGGQTGTPEPPAGPDEEAVEAEVLDEPADQASWTDESEAIEGQLSEGQG from the coding sequence ATGATAGGATCAGAACTGGGCGGCCGTTATGAGATCGTCGAGCGGATCGGCGGCGGAGGAATGGCCATCGTATACAAAGCCTACGATACGCTGCTGCACCGCCATGTCGCGGTGAAGGTGCTGCGCGAACAGTTCGTTCATGATGAGGAGTTCATCCAGCGGTTCCGCAGGGAAGCGCGTTCGGCGGCATCGCTCTCCCATCCGAACGTGGTGAGCATCTATGATGTCGGCCAAGATGAAGATATTCATTATATCGTCATGGAATATATCGAAGGCGGGACGCTGAACGATATCATTAAGGAGCGGGCTCCTTTGCAAGCAGAGGAAGCGGTCAAGATCGCAAGCCAGATCTGCGATGCTCTGGATCATGCCCATCAGAACGGGATCATCCACCGCGATATCAAACCGCACAACATCTTGATCAGCAAGAGCGGCCGTATCAAAGTGACGGATTTTGGGATTGCCCGTGCTGCTGCCTCCTCCCACATCACACAGACGGGGGCTGTGCTCGGGTCCGTGCATTATTTCTCGCCGGAACATGCCAAGGGTGTCGCCCAGGGCGAGAAATCCGATATCTATTCACTCGGCGCGGTTCTTTACCAGATGGTCACGAATCGCTTGCCTTTCGCGGGTGACAGTCCGATCAGCGTGGCCCTTAAGCACCTGCAGGAAGATTTTGAAGAGCCGCGCTCGATCAATCCGCTTCTCCCGCAGAGCTTGGAGAACATCATCTTGAAAGCTCTGCGGAAGCGGCCCGAGGAGCGATACGAATCAGCAAGAGCCATGCTGGAAGACTTGGAGACTTGCCTGCTTCCGGAACGCCGCGATGAGCGCAAGGTATTCTATGAACCGGAAGACGATGATGATGAGAAGACGATTATCATGCCGGCGATTCGTGAGTATACGGCAGCCGTCAATCATGGGCAGGAGGATGAAGAGATGCCGCAAACACGGGGCAGGATCGCGGAGAGCCTGGCAGATGAGCCGAAGCGCCGCCGCTGGGTGAAGCCGACGATCTGGATCGCGGTTGTGCTGGTCTTATTCTTCGGAACCTGGCAGGGCGTTAAAGCGGTGATGAGCTTGTTCGATGTGCCGGAAGTGGATGTGCCGAATGTGGTCGGTGAGCATGTGGATGATGCCGTGCGGATTCTGGAGGATCTGAATCTGAAGGTGCAGTTCACCGAGGACGAGTACAGCGATATTTACGAACAAGGCTATGTCATCAGACAGAGTCAAGCGGATATCTTGGTGAAGGAAGGATCGACGATTCATCTGACCGTCAGTTTGGGACCACTCGAGCAAGAGATGCCTGATCTGACGGAGATGTTGGAGCATGAAGCGCGCAATCTGTTGGTGGAACTGGGCTTCTCCAGGGATGCCATCGAGATCGTCGAAAGTTACAATGATCTGCCTAAGGGCAGCGTGGTCAGCCATGAACCGGCTGCCGGGGAGAAGGTGAATCCTCGCAGCAGCCAGGTGACGCTGGTGGTAAGTCAAGGCCCGGGCACCGAGAGCATGCCGAACTTAATCGGCGACACCTTGCAGGTTGCACGCAACAAACTGGAGATCCTGAACCTCAATGAGAATGTCAAGATCGAAGAAGCACCGGATTATACGCAGCCTGCGGGGCACGTGTTCCGGCAGTGGCCTTTCGAGCCGAATGATCCGGTGTCTCCCGGAGCGGAGATCACGCTCTATGTGAGCACAGGTTTGCCGAGCGATGCGATTCAAACGGAGAAAGTGATCACCGTAGAGCCGGCAGTCGAAGGCGTCGCTTCAACGATCGAGATCTATATCACGGATGCAAGCAAGGACAATGTCCTGTGGGGAACGAAGGAGATCACGCAGCGCACGACCTATCGCGTGGGCATCGTCGTCTCCCCGACGCAGAACGCGACGATCCTGATTCAGCGAGACGGCGCTTGGCTGGATACGCAGACGGTCACCTATTCGGAAGCGCGGCTGCTCCAGTCCGGCGGAGGTCAGACGGGCACGCCGGAACCGCCTGCCGGGCCCGATGAAGAGGCGGTGGAAGCAGAAGTTCTGGATGAGCCGGCGGATCAGGCATCTTGGACCGATGAATCGGAAGCAATCGAAGGCCAGCTGTCGGAAGGACAGGGCTGA
- a CDS encoding Stp1/IreP family PP2C-type Ser/Thr phosphatase — MKTANITDVGRVRLVNEDRACVEASINGFAFAVVADGMGGHLAGDVASQMTTQYIEKQMRQRLVRGMNAEQCAALLRDLIREANREVYELANSSEQYVGMGTTVVAAIADRERVVVAHIGDSRAYMISGRSIVQLTEDHSLVNELLKSGQINEEEAASHPRRNVLVRALGTDPEVDVDVVCREWKEKDVLLLCTDGLSGLVKTETIVETMNTDAGWSEKAGQLVDKALDAGGDDNITIVLLINEQDEASPESAEQLDGRGEAG; from the coding sequence ATGAAGACAGCGAATATCACCGATGTCGGACGCGTCCGTCTCGTGAATGAGGACCGCGCCTGCGTCGAAGCCAGCATTAATGGATTCGCTTTTGCTGTCGTTGCGGATGGGATGGGCGGCCACCTGGCAGGCGATGTTGCCAGCCAGATGACGACCCAGTACATAGAGAAACAGATGAGGCAGCGTCTGGTACGGGGCATGAATGCGGAGCAGTGTGCAGCCTTGCTGCGTGACCTCATCCGTGAGGCGAATCGCGAAGTCTATGAACTGGCCAACTCCTCAGAGCAATACGTCGGCATGGGGACGACGGTCGTGGCGGCGATTGCCGACCGCGAGCGCGTCGTCGTCGCGCATATCGGGGACAGCCGGGCTTATATGATCAGCGGCCGTTCGATCGTTCAGCTTACAGAGGACCACTCCCTGGTGAACGAACTCCTCAAAAGCGGTCAGATCAATGAAGAAGAAGCGGCAAGCCATCCGCGGCGCAATGTTCTCGTGCGGGCGCTCGGTACTGATCCGGAAGTCGATGTCGATGTGGTCTGCCGGGAATGGAAGGAGAAAGACGTTCTCCTCTTATGCACCGATGGGCTAAGCGGTCTTGTCAAGACGGAGACGATCGTCGAGACGATGAATACCGACGCCGGATGGAGCGAGAAAGCCGGCCAGCTGGTGGATAAGGCGTTGGATGCCGGCGGGGATGATAACATCACCATCGTTCTGCTGATCAATGAACAGGACGAGGCTTCACCGGAGTCGGCGGAACAACTGGATGGAAGGGGGGAAGCAGGATGA
- the rlmN gene encoding 23S rRNA (adenine(2503)-C(2))-methyltransferase RlmN, which translates to MKPLVYDLTLEGWEAWAAERGLPRFRAAQIFDWLYVKRVTDFAAMTNLPKQLRAQLDEEFRFAALEEITHMKSQDGTMKFLFGLHDQHVIETVIMRHQYGNSVCVTTQVGCRIGCTFCASTLGGLKRNLTAGEIVAQVVKCQQMLDAEGERVSSIVVMGSGEPFENYEATMDFLRIVIDEKGLNIGQRHITVSTSGIVPNIYRFADEDTQINLAVSIHAPNDALRSKLMPVNRRYPFDDLIEACKYYIEKTGRRITFEYALIGGVNDQPEHAAELAEVLQGMLCHVNLIPVNHVPERKYVRTPREDIFGFKKVLEHNGINTTIRREQGHDIAAACGQLRAKHMQSITG; encoded by the coding sequence ATGAAACCATTGGTCTATGACCTGACTTTGGAAGGTTGGGAAGCATGGGCGGCTGAACGCGGCCTTCCGCGGTTTCGCGCAGCGCAGATTTTCGACTGGCTGTATGTGAAGCGTGTGACGGATTTTGCTGCGATGACCAACTTGCCCAAGCAGCTTCGCGCCCAGCTGGATGAGGAGTTTCGCTTTGCTGCGCTGGAAGAGATCACCCACATGAAATCCCAGGATGGGACGATGAAGTTCTTGTTCGGGCTGCATGATCAGCATGTGATCGAGACGGTGATTATGCGGCATCAGTATGGGAACAGCGTCTGCGTGACGACACAGGTCGGTTGCCGGATCGGCTGCACGTTCTGCGCCTCGACCTTAGGCGGTCTTAAGCGTAACCTGACGGCAGGCGAGATCGTCGCACAGGTGGTGAAGTGCCAGCAGATGCTCGATGCCGAAGGCGAGCGGGTGAGCAGCATCGTCGTGATGGGATCTGGAGAACCCTTCGAGAACTATGAAGCGACGATGGATTTTCTCCGCATCGTCATCGATGAGAAGGGGCTGAATATCGGCCAGCGTCACATCACCGTATCCACGTCCGGCATCGTGCCGAATATCTATCGCTTTGCGGATGAGGATACGCAGATCAATCTAGCTGTTTCGATCCATGCTCCGAATGATGCTCTGCGATCTAAGTTGATGCCCGTCAATCGCCGCTATCCCTTCGATGATCTGATCGAGGCATGCAAGTATTATATTGAGAAGACGGGCCGGAGGATCACCTTTGAATATGCCCTCATCGGCGGGGTGAATGATCAGCCGGAACATGCGGCGGAACTGGCGGAAGTGTTGCAAGGCATGCTGTGCCATGTGAATTTGATCCCTGTAAATCACGTCCCCGAGCGAAAGTATGTGCGCACGCCGCGAGAGGATATTTTTGGGTTTAAGAAAGTATTGGAGCATAACGGAATCAACACGACGATCCGCCGTGAACAAGGACACGATATCGCCGCTGCCTGCGGGCAGCTCAGGGCGAAGCATATGCAGTCCATTACGGGGTGA
- the rsmB gene encoding 16S rRNA (cytosine(967)-C(5))-methyltransferase RsmB: MSGRARSTALDILLKIERDQAYSNLELNQALKAGKLNQQDAALVTEIVYGTIQRQNTIDYYLSRFVARGLDKVEPWVRILLRLSFYQIYYLDRIPPHAAVNEAVNIAKKRGHKGIAGMVNGVLRSVLRSLHTLQIPDSLPPAKRISLVHSHPEWLVQRWIEQYGAEETEAMCEANNQPAPISVRVNRLKTDRDAMLAALREHGFDARPSLLSEDGIVLAGRRGNIAHTDWYEQGLLTIQDESSMVVARMLDAQPGMRVLDCCAAPGGKTTHIAETMGDEGEIWANDIHEHKQALIEAQVRRLGLSSVRTRVGDAANLAEEFPAEHFDRILLDAPCSGLGVIRRKPDIKWRKSSEEIAELANLQLHLLIQAAKLLKRGGILVYSTCTVDPAENEQVIRRFLADHPEFTADEQADLLPPALSPNAEHQLGAVRILPHHYGSDGFFIARLRRA; this comes from the coding sequence ATGAGCGGCCGCGCGCGCAGCACGGCGCTGGACATCCTGCTTAAGATCGAACGGGATCAGGCTTACAGCAATCTGGAATTAAACCAGGCGCTGAAGGCTGGCAAGCTGAACCAACAGGATGCCGCCCTGGTCACCGAGATCGTATACGGCACCATACAGCGGCAGAATACGATCGATTATTATCTCAGCCGCTTCGTCGCCCGCGGATTGGACAAAGTGGAACCGTGGGTGCGCATCCTGCTTCGTCTGAGTTTCTATCAGATCTATTATCTGGATCGCATCCCGCCCCACGCGGCGGTGAACGAGGCGGTGAACATCGCCAAGAAACGCGGGCATAAGGGCATCGCGGGCATGGTGAACGGCGTCCTGCGCAGCGTCCTGCGCAGCCTTCATACGCTGCAGATCCCCGATTCCCTGCCGCCTGCTAAGCGCATCTCCCTGGTTCACTCCCACCCGGAGTGGCTCGTCCAGCGATGGATCGAGCAGTATGGAGCGGAGGAGACCGAAGCGATGTGCGAAGCGAACAATCAACCGGCACCGATCAGCGTGCGGGTGAACCGCTTGAAGACGGACAGGGATGCGATGTTGGCGGCGCTCAGGGAACACGGGTTCGATGCCCGCCCCTCGCTGCTCAGCGAAGACGGGATCGTGCTCGCCGGACGCCGCGGCAATATCGCGCATACCGATTGGTATGAGCAGGGGCTGCTCACGATACAAGATGAGAGTTCTATGGTCGTCGCTCGGATGTTGGATGCACAGCCGGGCATGCGGGTACTCGATTGCTGCGCCGCGCCGGGCGGCAAGACGACGCATATCGCGGAGACGATGGGGGATGAGGGCGAGATCTGGGCGAATGATATTCATGAACATAAGCAGGCGCTGATCGAAGCGCAGGTCCGGCGGCTTGGTCTGAGCAGCGTGCGGACCAGAGTCGGCGATGCAGCCAACCTTGCGGAGGAATTCCCGGCGGAACATTTTGACCGCATCCTGCTCGATGCGCCCTGCTCCGGCCTCGGGGTCATCCGCCGCAAGCCCGACATCAAATGGCGCAAGAGCAGTGAGGAAATTGCGGAACTGGCGAACCTGCAGCTTCATCTGCTGATACAGGCCGCTAAGCTGCTGAAGCGGGGAGGAATCCTCGTATACAGCACCTGTACGGTGGATCCTGCGGAAAATGAGCAGGTGATCCGCCGCTTCCTCGCCGATCATCCCGAATTCACCGCCGATGAGCAGGCTGATCTGCTGCCGCCGGCGCTTTCGCCGAACGCTGAGCATCAGCTCGGTGCAGTCAGAATCCTTCCTCATCACTACGGCTCGGACGGGTTCTTCATCGCCCGTTTAAGAAGAGCATAA
- the fmt gene encoding methionyl-tRNA formyltransferase, which produces MNIVFMGTPDFAVPSLLQLLEHDYNVVGVVTQPDRPKGRKRVLTPPPVKEAALKAGLPVMQPVRLRNPEAVAALAEWQPDLIVTAAYGQILPKEVLDMPRLGCINVHASLLPRYRGGAPIHHAIMNGESKTGVTIMYMAEGLDTGDMISQVEVPITEEDNAGTMFEKLAHAGAKLLIETLPDLIAGRAPRIPQQESEATYAPNITREQEKIDWSRSAREIFNQVRGLSPWPVAYTIWDGEVMKVWACKVLDASTKHTSHAPGTVLALKPEGIDVSCGSGVVRLTMVQPAGKKAMAAADFVRGGKMKEGTVLGI; this is translated from the coding sequence TTGAATATCGTATTCATGGGAACCCCAGATTTTGCGGTTCCTTCTTTGCTTCAATTGCTGGAACATGATTACAACGTTGTCGGCGTCGTGACGCAGCCGGACCGTCCGAAGGGACGGAAGCGGGTGCTCACGCCGCCGCCCGTGAAGGAAGCTGCCCTGAAGGCTGGGCTTCCCGTCATGCAGCCTGTACGGCTGCGTAATCCTGAAGCAGTGGCAGCGCTGGCAGAGTGGCAGCCGGATCTGATCGTAACCGCAGCATATGGCCAGATCCTGCCTAAGGAAGTGCTCGATATGCCCCGCCTCGGCTGCATCAATGTTCACGCCTCGCTGTTGCCCCGCTACCGCGGCGGCGCACCGATCCATCATGCGATCATGAATGGGGAGTCGAAGACCGGCGTGACGATCATGTATATGGCCGAAGGCCTGGATACGGGGGATATGATCTCGCAGGTGGAAGTGCCCATCACAGAAGAGGATAACGCCGGCACGATGTTTGAGAAGCTGGCCCATGCAGGGGCCAAGCTGCTCATCGAAACGCTGCCGGATCTCATCGCCGGGCGTGCGCCGCGCATCCCGCAGCAGGAATCCGAGGCCACTTATGCGCCGAATATCACGCGGGAGCAGGAGAAGATCGACTGGAGCCGTTCGGCCAGGGAGATCTTCAATCAGGTCAGAGGATTGAGTCCATGGCCGGTTGCGTATACGATTTGGGATGGGGAAGTGATGAAAGTCTGGGCATGCAAGGTCTTGGACGCTTCGACTAAGCACACCTCCCATGCACCGGGTACGGTGCTGGCCCTTAAGCCGGAGGGCATCGATGTAAGCTGCGGCAGCGGTGTCGTTCGTCTTACCATGGTGCAGCCCGCCGGTAAGAAAGCGATGGCGGCGGCGGATTTCGTGCGCGGCGGGAAGATGAAGGAAGGCACGGTGCTGGGCATATGA
- the def gene encoding peptide deformylase — MAIRIIVQDPDPILREKSKPVTKFNANLHKLLDDMAETMYHANGVGLAAPQIGILKRVIVIDTGDEHGLIEMVNPEIIAREGEQFGPEGCLSIPGINGDVRRAMKVKVRGQDRYGNEFSMEGEGLLARAFQHEVDHLNGVLFTDLAERIYELQPEEEDEADSE; from the coding sequence ATGGCCATTAGAATCATCGTACAAGATCCAGATCCGATTCTGCGGGAGAAATCGAAGCCCGTTACCAAATTCAACGCGAATCTGCATAAACTGCTGGATGATATGGCGGAGACGATGTACCATGCCAACGGCGTCGGTCTGGCGGCGCCGCAGATCGGCATCTTGAAGCGGGTCATCGTCATCGATACCGGGGACGAGCACGGGCTGATCGAGATGGTGAATCCCGAGATCATCGCCCGGGAAGGCGAGCAGTTCGGACCGGAAGGATGCCTCAGCATCCCCGGCATCAACGGCGATGTGCGCCGGGCGATGAAGGTGAAAGTCCGCGGTCAAGACCGTTACGGCAACGAATTCTCGATGGAAGGCGAAGGGCTCTTGGCGCGGGCCTTCCAACACGAGGTCGATCATCTGAACGGGGTGCTGTTCACCGATCTGGCTGAGCGAATCTATGAATTGCAGCCGGAAGAAGAGGATGAGGCGGACAGCGAGTAA
- the priA gene encoding primosomal protein N': MIASVIVDVAAKQTDRPFDYLVPEGMREWIEVGSRVAVPFGSRLIQGFVVALSDTTEMERSRLRAVDHILDIQPPLTEELVRLGRWMSERYLCREITALTAMLPAALKAKYDRVLACASADVGKDRGDLSDRAQSILAWLTEHGPVSRDRVLEQFPRSESELKHLVREGLIVEQQLVKDRLQVKKVLTVYPPEPPEKLEEALTQLSARAVKQQEVLRYLLEHPEPIPMTELAAVLNTTSSAIKALAEKGWIAIRPAEVLRDPYKDRQFKRSKPLPLTEAQQQVFSRIREAVESGKRHAYLLHGVTGSGKTEIYLQAIARCLELGREAIVLVPEISLTPQMVERFKGRFGDLVAVMHSRLSHGERYDEWRKVQTAEAKVVVGARSAVFAPFRNIGMIIIDEEHETSYKQEESPKYHARDIAMWRVEQHGATLILGSATPSLETWRAAIEPLSGEPELIRLALTERVAGRPLPPVTLVDMREELHSGNRSMFSRRLREAIEERVRCGEQTILLLNRRGYSTFVMCRSCGHVCQCPHCDISLTYHRYTRTMRCHYCGYGEREALQCPQCESPHIRFFGTGTQRVEEELVKLYPGIRVIRMDVDTTTEKGSHEKWLRMFRERRADVLLGTQMVAKGLDFPYVTLVGVIAADSILRLPDFRAAERTFQLLTQVAGRAGRHDLPGEVIVQTYAPEHYSIVSASRHDYEMFTQRELMERRALGYPPYSRLILITLSHPDLTKVMKAGETVAQAIKRIWKRQWDEQAVYRMQQTADNELTVLGPVTSPIPRIKDRYRFQCMVKYRGDAASASAPAIVKLAVEEAERGGDPELQLAVDVDPYMMM, encoded by the coding sequence ATGATCGCCAGTGTGATCGTCGACGTAGCAGCCAAACAGACGGACCGCCCCTTCGATTATCTGGTGCCGGAGGGGATGCGCGAGTGGATTGAAGTCGGCAGCCGCGTCGCTGTTCCCTTCGGTTCTCGGCTCATTCAAGGATTCGTCGTCGCCTTGTCGGATACCACTGAGATGGAACGAAGCAGACTGCGCGCTGTCGATCACATCCTCGATATCCAGCCGCCGCTGACCGAGGAATTGGTGCGGCTGGGACGCTGGATGAGCGAGCGCTATCTGTGCCGGGAGATCACCGCCTTGACGGCGATGCTCCCCGCAGCGCTGAAGGCCAAATACGACCGCGTGCTGGCTTGTGCTTCTGCCGATGTCGGGAAGGATCGAGGAGACTTAAGCGATCGGGCGCAAAGCATCCTCGCTTGGCTCACTGAGCACGGACCGGTGTCCCGGGACCGCGTGTTGGAACAGTTCCCGCGCTCCGAATCCGAACTCAAGCACCTGGTGCGCGAAGGACTCATCGTCGAACAGCAGCTCGTCAAGGATCGCCTGCAAGTCAAAAAGGTCCTCACCGTGTATCCGCCGGAACCGCCGGAGAAGCTGGAGGAAGCCCTGACGCAGCTGTCGGCAAGAGCCGTTAAACAGCAGGAAGTCCTCCGCTATCTGCTGGAACATCCCGAACCGATCCCTATGACCGAGCTGGCGGCAGTTCTCAACACGACATCCTCAGCGATCAAGGCGCTGGCCGAGAAGGGATGGATCGCGATCCGGCCGGCGGAAGTGCTCCGAGATCCTTATAAGGACAGGCAATTCAAACGGAGCAAGCCCCTGCCGCTGACGGAGGCGCAGCAGCAGGTGTTCAGCAGGATCCGTGAGGCGGTTGAGTCTGGCAAGCGGCATGCTTATCTGCTCCATGGCGTGACGGGCAGCGGCAAGACGGAAATCTATCTGCAAGCGATCGCACGCTGCCTGGAGCTCGGCCGCGAGGCGATCGTGCTGGTGCCGGAGATCTCGCTGACGCCGCAGATGGTCGAGCGATTCAAGGGAAGATTCGGCGACCTGGTGGCCGTCATGCACAGCCGCTTATCCCACGGTGAACGCTATGATGAATGGCGGAAAGTACAGACGGCGGAAGCCAAGGTCGTTGTAGGCGCGAGATCAGCGGTGTTCGCACCCTTTCGCAATATCGGCATGATCATCATCGATGAAGAACATGAGACAAGCTACAAGCAAGAGGAAAGTCCGAAGTATCATGCCCGGGATATCGCCATGTGGCGGGTCGAGCAGCACGGAGCGACGCTGATCCTCGGCTCGGCGACACCGTCGCTTGAGACCTGGCGGGCGGCGATCGAGCCGCTGAGCGGTGAGCCGGAACTGATCCGACTGGCGCTTACAGAGCGAGTCGCCGGGCGGCCGCTGCCGCCGGTTACGCTGGTCGATATGCGGGAGGAGCTGCACAGCGGCAACCGTTCGATGTTCAGCCGCCGATTGCGTGAAGCGATCGAGGAACGGGTGCGGTGCGGCGAGCAGACGATCCTGCTGCTCAATCGCCGCGGTTATTCGACCTTCGTCATGTGCCGCTCCTGCGGCCATGTGTGCCAGTGTCCGCACTGCGATATCTCGCTGACCTATCACCGCTATACGCGGACGATGCGCTGCCACTACTGCGGATATGGGGAGCGGGAGGCATTGCAATGCCCCCAGTGCGAAAGTCCGCATATCCGTTTCTTCGGCACGGGTACGCAGCGCGTGGAAGAAGAGCTGGTGAAGCTGTATCCCGGGATCCGGGTGATCCGCATGGACGTGGATACGACGACGGAGAAGGGCTCCCATGAGAAATGGCTGCGGATGTTCAGGGAGCGGCGGGCCGATGTGCTGCTCGGCACGCAGATGGTTGCTAAGGGACTGGATTTCCCCTATGTGACTCTGGTCGGGGTGATCGCCGCGGATTCCATCCTGCGGCTGCCGGATTTTCGCGCTGCGGAACGGACGTTCCAGCTCTTGACGCAGGTGGCGGGCCGCGCCGGCAGGCATGATCTGCCCGGCGAGGTCATCGTACAGACCTACGCGCCGGAACACTACAGCATCGTCAGTGCAAGCCGGCATGATTATGAGATGTTCACACAGCGCGAGCTGATGGAACGAAGAGCCCTCGGTTATCCGCCTTACAGCCGGCTCATCCTCATCACCCTCAGCCACCCCGATCTGACCAAGGTGATGAAAGCCGGGGAGACGGTGGCGCAGGCGATCAAGAGGATCTGGAAGCGGCAATGGGATGAGCAGGCGGTCTATCGCATGCAGCAGACGGCGGACAACGAGTTGACGGTATTGGGACCGGTGACATCTCCGATCCCGCGGATCAAAGATAGATATCGATTCCAGTGCATGGTAAAATATCGTGGAGATGCTGCTTCCGCCTCCGCACCGGCGATCGTCAAGCTGGCGGTGGAAGAAGCGGAACGCGGCGGCGATCCCGAACTTCAACTGGCGGTCGACGTGGATCCATATATGATGATGTAG
- the coaBC gene encoding bifunctional phosphopantothenoylcysteine decarboxylase/phosphopantothenate--cysteine ligase CoaBC: MLNGKTIVLGVSGGIAVYKAAALTSRLAQSGAEVHVIMTESAAKFVTPLTFQTLSRQPVHTDTFAERDASVVAHIDLADRADLFVVAPATANIIAKMACGLADDMLSTTLLATTAPILVAPAMNVHMYEHPAVQANMQTLRERGVHFIEPGVGQLACGYVGRGRLAEPEDIYAEIVRLMTPDQTLAGRKVLITAGGTLERIDPVRFITNDSSGKMGYAAAQAAQEMGAEVTLVSANVSLPAPRGVKLVPVVSTRDMYEAVMERLDAQDLIIKAAAVADYRPAAQSAQKIKKSEEQMTLVLEKTEDILAEIGRRKKGQFVIGFAAETEHLEEHAMKKVRSKGCDLIAANDVSQQGIGFGADHNELYIFDQNGLVKKIPRSSKLEAARELLRLAAERMNAKGNAAP, translated from the coding sequence GTGCTGAATGGCAAAACAATCGTCCTGGGCGTAAGCGGGGGGATCGCAGTCTACAAGGCGGCGGCGCTGACCAGCAGGCTGGCGCAAAGCGGAGCTGAGGTGCATGTGATCATGACCGAATCCGCCGCCAAGTTCGTCACCCCGTTGACATTTCAGACACTGTCCCGGCAGCCTGTTCATACGGACACCTTTGCGGAGCGGGATGCGTCCGTGGTGGCGCATATCGATCTTGCAGACAGGGCCGACCTTTTCGTCGTAGCGCCTGCCACGGCGAACATCATCGCCAAGATGGCCTGCGGTCTGGCAGATGATATGCTGAGCACGACGCTCTTGGCGACCACGGCGCCGATCCTGGTCGCGCCGGCGATGAATGTGCACATGTATGAACATCCTGCGGTGCAGGCCAATATGCAGACGCTTAGGGAGCGCGGCGTTCACTTCATCGAACCGGGGGTTGGGCAGCTGGCCTGCGGCTATGTCGGCCGCGGCAGATTGGCTGAACCGGAAGACATCTATGCGGAGATCGTGCGGCTTATGACGCCGGACCAAACCCTGGCCGGGCGTAAGGTCCTCATCACCGCCGGCGGCACGCTGGAGCGGATCGATCCCGTGCGCTTTATCACCAATGATTCCTCGGGCAAGATGGGTTATGCTGCCGCGCAAGCTGCACAAGAGATGGGGGCTGAGGTCACCCTTGTCAGCGCGAATGTATCTCTGCCCGCGCCGCGGGGAGTGAAGCTGGTTCCCGTCGTCTCCACACGGGATATGTATGAGGCGGTGATGGAGCGGCTCGATGCCCAGGATCTCATCATCAAGGCCGCTGCTGTAGCGGACTATCGTCCAGCTGCGCAGTCTGCGCAGAAGATCAAAAAATCCGAAGAACAGATGACTCTGGTACTGGAGAAAACAGAGGATATCCTGGCTGAGATCGGGCGCCGCAAGAAGGGCCAATTCGTCATCGGTTTCGCAGCGGAGACGGAACATCTGGAAGAACATGCGATGAAGAAGGTGCGCAGCAAAGGGTGCGACCTGATCGCAGCGAATGACGTCTCGCAGCAGGGGATCGGTTTCGGTGCGGATCACAATGAGCTGTATATTTTCGATCAGAATGGTCTCGTTAAGAAGATTCCTCGCAGTTCCAAGCTGGAGGCTGCCAGAGAGCTGCTGCGTTTGGCCGCCGAGCGGATGAACGCGAAGGGGAATGCCGCCCCATGA
- the rpoZ gene encoding DNA-directed RNA polymerase subunit omega, whose protein sequence is MLYPSIDEIMNKVESKYSLVVGASKRARALRDGAKTYLEEPKSHKYVGIALEEIYHGHVKIENVDETKENK, encoded by the coding sequence ATGTTATATCCATCGATCGACGAGATTATGAATAAGGTTGAAAGCAAGTATTCGCTGGTCGTAGGCGCTTCGAAACGGGCGAGAGCACTCCGGGACGGGGCGAAGACCTACCTCGAGGAGCCGAAGTCGCATAAGTACGTCGGCATAGCGCTTGAAGAGATCTATCATGGCCATGTGAAGATCGAGAACGTCGACGAGACCAAAGAGAACAAATGA